The following DNA comes from Triticum aestivum cultivar Chinese Spring chromosome 3D, IWGSC CS RefSeq v2.1, whole genome shotgun sequence.
TTGTGCAGCACGTTGTTTTGGCTTATAAGTTTGATTGTCCTCTCGGGAATATGGAGGGGGTTTCTTCCTCTAAAATCAGGAGTGTGGTGGCCATATGTGATTTTGATCCTTACATCTGTTGCATTTCAAGAAGGCATCCGTCTTGTCTTCTGGAGGCTTTACAAGTAGGTGGACCATATAAAATGTTGAAGAACTTATCTTCTCGTGTGCCGGATGCCGTAGATATAGAATATGTGGTTGATTGCTTTCCTGGTGATATATGCTGATAACTGTTTTTCCCAGGAAAATGGAAGAGATGCTAGATGCCTTTGCTGACAGAATATCTAAACCACGTCTCTGTTTGACAGACAAGATGCTAATCTCTTTGGGTAAGTTGTTGTGGTGCTACATATAAATGTTCTTAGGTCAAGGAAGGCCAAATGTTTCTTCATCTGTCATTTTACATAAAATCTTCATCTACTGCTGCTAGTGTTTATCCCAGGATTTGAATTGGAAATAGACACCTGCAGTTATCACTACCATCTTTTTATTTCTTCAAACGAATTGTGTTCATATCATAATTGCGGGATTTTCTGGTGATTGTTGTTCATTCCAACTCTAGCAATAGGTACTCACATAGGCTAATAATTTCTGTAGTCATGATAGAGCGAATCACAGCTTATATATGGCTCTCCATAATTTGATCCGGAAATACAGACCACATTGGTAACTCGAGTGAATCTAATCCAAGGATGTGCATTCAATTATTGCTCGTTGGGAGCATCTGTTCTTCATTACCTTGAGGATGTCACAAGTTATAACTGCTATTGTTTGCTCATTTCTATTTTGATATGTTGGTGCAGCTGGTGGTTTAGGTCATGGACTGGCTCATGCGGTCTTTTTCTGCCTCAGCCTCCTAACTCCAGCATTTGGTCAAGCAACATTTTATGTTGAGAGGTGCTCAAGGATGCCATTTTTCCTTGTGTCGGGTAAGTCCACATTTTCTGTACTCCCTAATATGAGTCCTCAAGGAACTAAAGGAGCCTTCTGATTAGATGGCTGCTGAGCAAAGTTTTTAAGCCAGCTCTGTTCGTTTTAGCGCAGTTTTATGTTATCTTGTCAGCATAGTTTGTTTCTCCAAGATCCCGGTTGTATTGTATGCCAAACTTTATTTTCCTGGTGTTGTTTTCCTTGGCTAAACCCTCTGTGCTATTGGCAGCAATTATTGCACTTGGATTCTTGGTCATCCATACTTCCTCGATGATTATTGCTTTTAATGGATATGGAGAGAGAAAGAAGAGGGACCAAATCTTTGTCCCAGTGGTTCACCTGATTGCTGCTGTAATGGTAAGAACTAGATCTTAAATTGTTTTTGTTGGATGATAAAGTGCCTCGCTGTCCCTTAACAACGGACCTGTCAATGCTTGATCAGATTTATGTTCATAAATAGACGACTGAATTGTTGAAGCATTTTCATATTTACACTATTACATTGTTGAGACACCGCGGACAGTAatatctttttatttttattttaaccAAGCACTTATGTTTCCAAGTAGCATATCGCACGACATGTAAATGCTGGTACCAGAACCTGTTGCTTTTTAGACAGTATAAGTGCATGATTCAAACCATGCCCTATGCACCACTGATTGTGTGTTCTGTTCATTTCAGACATTGATCAACCTTGTGCCAGGGGGTTGCCTCGTCGGCACACCTTTACTGTGCGTGACGGCTGCGATGACCTTGTACTACTCCTGGCAAGTGGTGGGGCAGAGAATAACAGAGCACCAACATCGACAGTCTTAACAGCTAGCGCTTTGCCTTGTGCTCGTCGCATCGCATGGAGTTTCCTTGTGGGCTAATCTTTGTACTAGGACAACTGTATGTAGATTTAGCGGTTTCGCCACTAGTGGACTCGTCATCTTATGAAAGCCCATGCGGCCGTGAGATATTGACTCCCTTATGAAGTTATGATGGGTTGTGTATGGTACTTGTACTGAGACGGTCTACTTGTAATGAGATGTTTTCAGTGCTATCTGGTCAGGCAAGAGATTGCCGTCAGATTGGTGCTCGGTTAAGTTAAATACTACTGCTAGTTAGTAATCTAATCTCTTCATCATCCCAAAAAAGCATTATTAATTTGTTAACAATCTCCCTGTTTGTGAATAGTTTGCTTTTTTCCTTGCTGTGTATGTTCCGcggtgtttttttatttttctgttgtcCCTGTGCTTGGTCATGACTGAGTGACACATTCACAGCTATCTATAATTTCTCGGACATAAACGAAAGTGCTCATCTGATTTAGTTCATGTGTGTTTTGCATCTCAAacccatgtactccctctgtttctaaatataagtcttattAGAGATTTCAAAATGGACTGCGTACGGATGTATATATAGACCTATTTTAGAGTAtcaattcactcattttgcttcataagtagtccatattggaatctctaaaagactGCAGACCtattttagagatttcaaaatGGACTGCGTGCGGATGTATATAAACCACGTTCTTCTTTAGGGAAGAATGCAGTAATTGAGATTACATCTTTGGAACCATACCAACATCAAAGATTACATTTTCCAACCAGCGTACTTTCAAGGGAGAAAGTTGGTGTCTACCCCCATAATTGCACTTTTCAAGGGAGAAAGTTGGTGTCTACCCCCATAATTGCACTTCAAAATTAAGGGTGAATGCTAGCAACATGGGATATCAGGTTCAAATCACAAGCTGCTACAACAATCAAACATTGCTGATGATCGCAACAACACAAAGGTCTCAACATCTGAATCTGCAAGGGAACACAGGCATCGCCTTTGGAAAAGCAAATCAAACGGTGTTCCTTTTGTTGAATATATTATTCGAGTCAAGCAGAACAAACATCCTGTTACAACCAAATTTGACCTGATGCAGCAGCCCAGCATAGCTCAGACAGAACATCGACTGACAAAATCGATCGATTAGACGAAACGCTGCCCATCTCAGTTCAGTTCATTATGTCGGGCTTATCATGGTATATGGACTCCAGACATTCTTTGGCCCGGTGTACTTTCGACTGGAGATAGAAGCTTCCGCTCTTGGCATTCTTCTCAAACATCGTATCATACTTCTGCAAAATATTTAGAAGTCTGGGCATCAGTTTGTGTGTCTAAAGCAAATGGATATACATGTGCCTCCCACAAACATAACTATGAGATGTTGATACAGAGAAATAAAATGACTGTACATGATGTTGCCATTGTTCAATATTCCTGCAATTTAACATCAGTATTACACTGAAGCAAACTATTGTATATGTGCTTTGATAATCTTAATTTGACGAAACAAACCCATGGAGAGAAGACCTTAGTTCATGTGAATATCATGACAGGTGCTAGCAGATATAAAAGGAGCAGGCTTATAAAATGACAGTGTAAATGATGTTGACATTTTTTCAATACTCCTGCAATCTAACATCAGTTTTAAGCTGAAGCAAAATTGTGATGTGCTTTGAAACTCTTAATTTCATGGAAACAAACACATGGAGGAAAAACCTTAATTCATGTGAATATCATATGACAGGTGCTATAATAAGATGTATCAAGAGAATAGGCTTCTATCATCACACACCTTGACAATCTCTTCCCAACTCGTCTTTTCACTGATACCTAATATTTGCCGGGCTTCTTGTTCGGTCATAGCCTTGCTAGCCCTTCGAATACCATTCACAGCTTCCTGGGCAGCTCCGGTTCTCTGTGCATCTATAAGACAAATCAGGAATTATTAGTTGCATCCAGAAAACTGCATCTTGCTCAGGCAAATACTCAGGCAGATGTATGTCTCTATGCATCTAATAAGAAACCAAAGGAAGAACCCATCTCCAAGTTAGCTTTTATAATTATACAGCAGAACTGTGTCCTGTGCAGGATATGGTCAATATCTCAGCCCATATCAGTGTTCACTAAAATTACCAATGAGATGATAAACCTAAACTACAGAATGCCATAGGTGGGCAAACAAGGGCCCTGATCTAAAGGCTTGGGATTTGCCTAGAATGCACGAAGTTCAGAACACCTGTGGAGAAATTTGACAAGAAACAGTTCCAAACAGGGTCTAATGGAGCAAAGACGAAACAGGTTTTGATTCATTTTAATCAAATGATAGAATTCCCTGTGTGCACCCTTTAATACTACGTAAATGATAATTATATATGACAAGAACAAACACCAGTAAAGTGGAAGATAAAAAACTAGTTTGCATCATTCATTTACAGTTTAACAGTGTAGCATTCCAGAGTGCAGACTATGCCCATCAAGCAAAAAATAAATCCTCCTCACCATCATTTCACCAGCACCAAGTTTTGTACTGGACACCACAACATGTTCAAAAGGGGTAAAAAAAGGCATCTTTTGGCATCGATGCTGTGAGCTAGATATGCAGCCATCTAGTAATAGCTGCAAAAATTCCTCCCGCCACAGCTATCCTTGGCAACAACAGGCGGAAAACAAATACAGCAGTACCGCGGATCCATTCACATTGTCAGGGGCAAGGGACGGGAAGCAGGGAACAAATATTTTTTTCAGAggggggagaaggagagggggcACTCACTGACGATGGCCTGGCGGTAGGCCTGGACCACGGCCCTGCCGACGACGGCGCCGCCCATGACGAGGAGCTGCCCGAGGAGCCGTCCGGCCTGCGGAATCACCCATCAGCAGAGAGAATCAGCCACGCCAACGCGGTCAACAAGGGATCAAATCGAGAGACGGATCGAAAGTCCAGCGCACGTACCATCTCGTCCCCTCCTCCCACTCCCCtcctctccggcggcggcggaaacCCTAGGCGGGCGGGCGCGATTCTCGCGGGAGACGCGGGGACTTTGAGGGGACGGGGGCCGCGAGGGTGAGGCTGTTTGGAGGCGAGAGGGGCTCGCTCCCTGCAGGCTTGACGGCGGCGGCGAATCGCTCGCTCGCTCTCTGGCTGGCCGGTGGCGGAGGCGGATTTGGCGTTGGCGAGTtgtgagggggaggaggaggaggcgagtcCGGGCCGTTTTGTGCGTTTGGGTTTGGGTCTTCGTCTTGGGAAGCAAGAAAGACCGTGGTGGGCCTTGGAGTGGGACAGGCGAAGTGGGTGCGCACTTGCGTTGCGAGGCTGGCCTAATGTTGCTGGGCCTGCAAACAGGTTGAGAGCTCATCCAATTGATTTTTCAGACAAAAAACTACACATCCTAAAAAAAAAAAACTACACGCACAAACGCTCACCAtgacgcgcgcacacacacatacctCTGTGAACGCATGCACACACACGTCGCATCTCTATGAGCTTCTCTTGAGACATTATGCCGGCGGATCCTGAGATTAACAGATTCACGGCAAACATCTCATAGCATGCTATTACCGCAAAAAAGAACAACATGGGAAAGACCGATATAAATCCAGCAAGTATGCGAGCACCCATGCCAAGTCTAGTACACCTGTGTGGGTTGGTTCCGCCTTAAGGAATCTATCAATCTAACTTATGCTTAATTAGTCGCCTTCCACTCGTGCTCTTTGGTTTTAAGATTttgagggtgtgtgtgtgcgcgcctcCTATAAGGTttacaagtggttcatggggcggtagcgggtaatagtattctccattgggatctatgacctggtcgaacaaaaatcccgctattttctcttgaagtgctcgtttgcgctccgttggtaggagcttttTCCGCACGTCatggaactgttaagaaggagatcaatatgcatgcatgtgtattagttgtgtgactagaaatcgataatcatgtaaaaattgtgaatagtgttctgtcaAACGTACCCATTGATGTCTATCTGATCTGCTCCttttggacgccatcatgcgaatgttctcgcaaacgtagaatgcacacacatcagtccccgacgcctgcttcagggcctttacaagaattgaatttaatcaggtaataattaatcaagcatgataattaattaatggtattgaaacaagaattaaagagatggtagctagctagctagtactacttaattacttactttgggtcgataccaaaacagcTTTTCTGCCCATTTTCCTGCAGTCACCTTGATGAattttgcccaagccctgcccgccggcaaagaaaattaataaaggggttattaaatagttcatatcaggaaatgacgaactaaatatgccgagatatagttaataatgattgaaattacctgttgattatccccttcatgatggtgtagtcacattcttttttaagtagtgagtccagtacttcaacttttccttcttcaactttaatgtctaccaagatccagtggtaactgcatgcgcacacgtttgcatgtcttaattaagcgagcatgtgcataacactaatcaactatcctaaaccctatacacttaattattaacatctagctagctagtaagaaaaaacagaatttgtagtacaagacagtgtgactcacaggaagttataaggaagtagtatatcttcattggtattaaggcgcttcaagaactctagcattttaTTCTCTACATCTTGTTTATACCATTCCAAtgtccatgtgtattcattaacggtatttgggtcaatgaacccaatgtcatagcgtccagcttttttcatttcatacatcttcatcctgcataataccacagaaaagaatatagtgaggataattacaggtaatgatcgatcaatgagcactaaaGCTAGCTtaagacttaaattacagaaagaaatcacttacagacaatagcaactgacgatagatttgtcgtgtgcatcttgattgaataactgaaatagttctgaatactcaacggacagagctagcttatggaagtaatgctcttccttgactttcaccatgagggactctcgattggaattcttggtaatgttcatgtaccacagatgcaattcatacattctcgttgggaggttcttgacctcctcgggctcgaccaaaggttggccccggacatattttcgttttatttcctcctctctaagaggagacatgggctcgatctcgtgGAGTTGTCCAACACTGATATTGAGCATTTTAGCCTtgcttatatgctcctcggttattaccagattgttcagctggggaacggtttgcccacaataatatagggcgcgcgtactctcatgtgctGTTGGCACAataagcggggggggggggggggggtcgattgcgccgcctgttctcccagctggggaacggttttcccgcattttttgccagctgcttgttggctcgagctcgagctcgcttccttctgtagtcgtgctcgatgtgccttcctgatttggcgctcatagtctgagtcaacaggcttgggagctggtggtctagccatacgaatgaagtggtcaatcttttcctcaggcactttctcccttggcggcggtgccggtttcggtccaaaatgggcgtccacttgggcctgcactatggctgcgttttgctcctcggtcatgtcgtaaggcctctgaggaagaggagcgaggcttggaccatgtttatatcgcttgcctccgcctgtacctcctgtactacctcgactcgtaccgctacgcaccatagctgcggcggctctcttctgcgatggctgaggcggcggagacggctgacgtggctgagttggagcaggagtctgctcacgcattggtggacttggaggagcgggagtctgctgacacggtggcggacttcgaggaggagtcgactcacgcgttcgtggacttggaggagcgggagtctgctgacacggtggcggactttgagcaggagtcggctcacgcgttcgtggacttggaggagcgggagtctgctgactcggtggcggacttctccgaggaggagtcggctgacgcggtgtcggtggccttcgaaagatgatgcaatcctttctccataggatgatacgatgtattgcctctcccagtgtgtgctcgtcgtcacctccaggaatgtcaagctctagccccgaatattggtccaccacctcatcaaccaagacacgagcatagcccactggaatcgggttgcaatggaaggttgcttcgggggtatgagtaaaagcaacggcgtccgccaccttcatggatatgttcttcattttgaagtgtagctcacagttagtgttctccatgatgtcatccacagggtatctatccagcagtgcgtcgcccggggaggaaccaacgctgcttctcggcatggatgggacggtgctatccaatgctggatcatccgctagctgctgccactgctgagaccccctttcctggctaagtgagtcgatctgctgctgctaccgctggaatttgagtgccaagtccgcgtgacttgcttctaggccttgaaggcgttctgcttcctgcttcctctgctcctcctccatcttcctcttcttctcctcctccatcttccttcttgcacgggtcctgtagtcgtccttccattccgaaaagccctcataccagggaataatgcccttgcctcgtgttcttcccgggtgttcaggatttcccagggcgcgtgtaagcttgtcgttctctctgctgggggtgaacacccccgttcgagcatcttctattgcttgaAGTAACTTCTCTTCGGCTCCTTTTAGATTTGCCTTCTTTGataccaggcctgtcttcgggtccaacgccccccatgcgcatagaaccaagttctgcacctggggagccagctcctagtaactggagtgacccctgcattcagcatatcttgctcagacttatcccacttaggcattgccaccgcgtagccacctggccctagcctatggaactgcgtcttttttgcggcattggccttgttttttctcgaccgttccttagataattctgattccttgaatttcacgaaagcgggccagtgttctctttgcttctccagtgttcccttgaattctggagtcttcctttctacagcgacgtagttggcccatacagttttcttgtgggtgttgaatgcaactgccatcttcctaagagcagcgtccttgactttctgcacatctgcatcagtgaaatgatctggtagcgtgaaatgttccatcagagatccCCAAAGCGTTTTTTGCTCTgtcatcgacccaagtaacatctggacgtttatTTTTTTtagctctttccattcttgaatggagatcgggagttggtccttcacaagaactccacactgacgaacgaacttgttcgcaatgttcttaggcatgaggggttcgccattagctttgatggagtcgatgttgtactttacaccctccttcaactttttgcccgggcctcgctttgtcctgctgtctgtagaagcatatttgctcgatccggagggctgaaagaagaaagatcgattcgttaatatatcttcaaataaaaaaacatgtgatgatcaccagatgcctggttatataaatatatacctcgccggtagtatttgttatttcaagatcaacattgtctgcgtcatcataatcagaatcataatcatagttcatgacttcatcagctcggtcgtcgagatcgaatatcttatcatcaccctccccggtattgttcagatatgggagccgtcatctgcttcattcaaaTCATCCGGCctgcgagggctgcgtatgatctcgaacagggcctcttctccctctctaccggtattgtccgccatagtttttatttaactaatccagaagaaatataaaacaatttagtattcaa
Coding sequences within:
- the LOC123080847 gene encoding mitochondrial import inner membrane translocase subunit PAM16 like 2, which translates into the protein MAGRLLGQLLVMGGAVVGRAVVQAYRQAIVNAQRTGAAQEAVNGIRRASKAMTEQEARQILGISEKTSWEEIVKKYDTMFEKNAKSGSFYLQSKVHRAKECLESIYHDKPDIMN
- the LOC123080846 gene encoding gamma-secretase subunit APH1-like, producing MTVAAGVGYALIALGPAFSLFAGVIARKPFLVLTLLSSTLFWLISLIVLSGIWRGFLPLKSGVWWPYVILILTSVAFQEGIRLVFWRLYKKMEEMLDAFADRISKPRLCLTDKMLISLAGGLGHGLAHAVFFCLSLLTPAFGQATFYVERCSRMPFFLVSAIIALGFLVIHTSSMIIAFNGYGERKKRDQIFVPVVHLIAAVMTLINLVPGGCLVGTPLLCVTAAMTLYYSWQVVGQRITEHQHRQS